The following DNA comes from Mya arenaria isolate MELC-2E11 chromosome 11, ASM2691426v1.
TGCACAACTACATGGTAATATATGTTTGccattttctaaatattttactctCAGATGTTGTCCTGATTAAAAAGTTCTGTTTTATCCAAAGGTGCTGAGGTTATATGTCATAATTCACAATATCATCCGGCTGTTTTGCgatataccatgttttattcaattaactACGTTTTCTTAAACTGCCTTGGAAAAGTCTCTATTAATGTTAGAACGCAAtgattaaactttaaacttgtCAATTAGTTGTTGGATATCATGTTGTATGTTCTTCGTCTGGAAGTATCGACTGTATCTACGGAAGGGCACTCCATCTGGAGCAATAAGAAACTTCTCGAAATTCCATGCAATGTCTGTTCTCGTCACGGGCTCCCAAATGATGTTCTTCGAATTGTTCATAAATGAGACGCTATCGTCACTCGGCGTTTGCAGACGATTTCTCAAAAAATCGAACAGCTCGTGCGCCTTTGCTCCGTTGACGTCACACTTCTCCATGAGTTGAAAATTAGGCTCGAACCCTCCCCCAGGCCGAACGTGCTTCAGGGAGGCGTAAATCTCCTCCCCGCTACCGTTTTCCTGAAAATCAAACATACGGTCATAGCACTGCAAGATATTTACGTTTGATGACGTCGACGATTATGAAATATAACTAAAGAGTAGGCTAAATATAGATGGAAACGCTATAagtaaaatgaacattattgTCTTTTGTGaccaaaatgaaattaaactaaaaatatgttattcatattttactcCGTCggcttatataatatatatatatatatatatacgataACGGAAGTAACCAATCAAAATTcgtatgtttgaaaaaataccTGGTGTCCGAACTGGTTACAGGGGAAGGCGATGATGACGAGCTTATCAGCAAACTTGGCGACCAGCTCGTTCATCTGCGTGTAGTCACGCGTCGTCGTTCCTCAGAGCGACGCCACGTTCTCCACCAGCACTACCTTCCCCTTGAAGCTGCTCAGCGCCACGTTCTCCCCACGGAGGTTCCGGCACGTAAACTCGAACAGCGTCTGAAGCCTCGCCGGTCCGCGCGTCGCCATTGCTATGTTTGGTGGAAATGTATAATCCttattttcgtaaaaattgTATGTGAAATATCTTAACGTTTAAACACTATTTGCGCGTAACCTGTCTTATCgctttaaatattgataatgtcGCTATAAATTAATCTGGGATTTAGAATGTCTGTGTGGGACTTACAATGAGAATTGCTAATACAGA
Coding sequences within:
- the LOC128208427 gene encoding glutathione peroxidase 1-like isoform X1; the protein is MLFSATKLVSMATRGPARLQTLFEFTCRNLRGENVALSSFKGKVVLVENVASLUGTTTRDYTQMNELVAKFADKLVIIAFPCNQFGHQENGSGEEIYASLKHVRPGGGFEPNFQLMEKCDVNGAKAHELFDFLRNRLQTPSDDSVSFMNNSKNIIWEPVTRTDIAWNFEKFLIAPDGVPFRRYSRYFQTKNIQHDIQQLIDKFKV
- the LOC128208427 gene encoding glutathione peroxidase 1-like isoform X2, which codes for MATRGPARLQTLFEFTCRNLRGENVALSSFKGKVVLVENVASLUGTTTRDYTQMNELVAKFADKLVIIAFPCNQFGHQENGSGEEIYASLKHVRPGGGFEPNFQLMEKCDVNGAKAHELFDFLRNRLQTPSDDSVSFMNNSKNIIWEPVTRTDIAWNFEKFLIAPDGVPFRRYSRYFQTKNIQHDIQQLIDKFKV